The following proteins come from a genomic window of Hoplias malabaricus isolate fHopMal1 chromosome 15, fHopMal1.hap1, whole genome shotgun sequence:
- the drd1b gene encoding dopamine receptor D1b, with product MDVNYSTVLDSNLSPRGSSKRVLTGCFLSLLILTTLLGNTLVCAAVTKFRHLRSKVTNFFVISLAISDLLVAILVMPWKAATEIVGFWPFGAFCNVWVAFDIMCSTASILNLCVISVDRYWAISSPFRYERKMTPKVAFVMISVAWTLSVLISFIPVQLNWHKAQSTSYAEVNGTYTEVPDNCDASLNRTYAISSSLISFYIPVAIMLVTYTRIYRIAQKQIRRISALERAAESAKNRHSSMGNSGGIDSESSFKMSFKRETKVLKTLSVIMGVFVCCWLPFFILNCMVPFCEPNESADFLCISPTTFDVFVWFGWANSSLNPIIYAFNADFRKAFSILLGCHQLCPGSNSIEIVSINNNGASEPASQYQPKGHIPKEGNNSNYVIPHSILCQDEEAQKKEDDSGIKTLDKLSPSMSGNLDSDADISLEKINPITQNGQHKSIPC from the coding sequence ATGGATGTGAACTACTCCACGGTCCTCGACAGCAATCTATCGCCGCGTGGCTCGTCAAAGCGAGTCCTGACCGGCTGCTTCCTCTCGCTCCTCATCCTGACCACACTGCTGGGGAACACGCTGGTCTGCGCTGCCGTCACCAAGTTTCGCCACCTGCGCTCCAAAGTCACCAACTTTTTTGTGATCTCACTGGCCATCTCAGACCTCCTGGTGGCCATCTTGGTGATGCCATGGAAAGCGGCCACTGAGATCGTGGGGTTCTGGCCCTTTGGCGCGTTCTGTAATGTCTGGGTGGCCTTTGACATCATGTGTTCCACTGCCTCCATCTTGAATCTGTGCGTCATCAGCGTGGACAGGTATTGGGCTATCTCAAGCCCGTTCCGTTACGAGCGCAAGATGACCCCAAAGGTGGCGTTCGTCATGATCAGTGTGGCGTGGACGCTGTCCGTGCTCATCTCCTTTATCCCTGTGCAGCTGAACTGGCACAAGGCTCAAAGCACCAGCTACGCAGAGGTGAACGGCACCTACACTGAGGTCCCAGACAACTGCGATGCCAGCCTTAACCGCACCTATGCCATCTCCTCCTCCCTCATCAGTTTCTACATCCCTGTGGCCATCATGCTCGTAACCTACACCCGCATTTACCGCATCGCCCAGAAGCAGATCCGCCGGATCTCAGCCCTGGAGCGGGCGGCCGAAAGTGCCAAGAACCGCCACAGCAGCATGGGTAACAGCGGTGGCATTGACTCTGAGAGCTCCTTCAAAATGTCCTTCAAGCGCGAAACCAAAGTCCTCAAGACGCTCTCGGTCATCATGGGTGTGTTCGTGTGCTGCTGGCTGCCCTTCTTCATCCTAAACTGCATGGTGCCCTTCTGTGAGCCCAACGAGAGTGCAGACTTCCTCTGCATCAGCCCCACCACCTTCGACGTTTTCGTATGGTTCGGCTGGGCCAACTCCTCGCTCAACCCCATCATCTATGCCTTCAATGCCGACTTCCGCAAGGCGTTCTCTATCCTGCTGGGCTGCCACCAGCTTTGCCCAGGCAGCAACTCCATTGAGATCGTAAGCATAAACAACAACGGCGCCTCCGAGCCTGCCTCGCAGTATCAGCCCAAGGGCCACATCCCTAAAGaggggaacaacagcaactacGTGATCCCTCACAGCATCCTGTGCCAGGATGAGGAAGCGCAGAAGAAGGAGGACGACTCTGGGATAAAGACCTTGGATAAGCTCTCCCCGTCCATGTCAGGCAACCTGGACAGCGATGCCGACATTTCCCTGGAAAAGATTAACCCCATCACGCAGAATGGACAGCACAAATCCATACCTTGCTGA